From a single Lolium rigidum isolate FL_2022 chromosome 7, APGP_CSIRO_Lrig_0.1, whole genome shotgun sequence genomic region:
- the LOC124674465 gene encoding HVA22-like protein e isoform X1: MSKLWTVLTHLHTLAGPGVMLLYPLYASVQAMESPSKLDDEQWLAYWILYSFVTLVEMVLESLIYWIPIWYELKLLFLAWLALPNFRGAAFIYDRFVRDQLRKHGLTNHPGSGSGSSTSLSKKENGAKEKSPSTSPKEKENAKSKFLSFVGSKKDHEKH, from the exons ATGAGCAAGCTCTGGACTGTGCTGACCCATCTCCACACTCTCGCAGG GCCTGGCGTGATGCTCTTGTACCCCTT GTATGCGTCGGTGCAGGCTATGGAGAGCCCGTCGAAGCTGGACGACGAGCAGTGGCTCGCCTACTGGATCCTCTACTCCTTCGTTACCCTCGTGGAGATGGTCCTCGAGTCCCTCATCTACTG GATACCGATCTGGTACGAGCTGAAGCTGCTGTTCCTGGCGTGGCTGGCGCTGCCCAACTTCAGGGGAGCAGCCTTCATCTACGACAGGTTCGTCAGGGATCAGCTCAGGAAGCACGGGCTCACAAACCAccccggcagcggcagcggcagcagcacGAGCCTGAGCAAGAAGGAGAACGGCGCCAAGGAGAAGTCGCCCTCGACGTCTCCCAAGGAGAAGGAGAACGCCAAGAGCAAGTTCCTCTCCTTCGTCGGTTCCAAGAAGGATCATGAAAAGCACTGA
- the LOC124674465 gene encoding HVA22-like protein e isoform X2, with protein sequence MSKLWTVLTHLHTLAGYASVQAMESPSKLDDEQWLAYWILYSFVTLVEMVLESLIYWIPIWYELKLLFLAWLALPNFRGAAFIYDRFVRDQLRKHGLTNHPGSGSGSSTSLSKKENGAKEKSPSTSPKEKENAKSKFLSFVGSKKDHEKH encoded by the exons ATGAGCAAGCTCTGGACTGTGCTGACCCATCTCCACACTCTCGCAGG GTATGCGTCGGTGCAGGCTATGGAGAGCCCGTCGAAGCTGGACGACGAGCAGTGGCTCGCCTACTGGATCCTCTACTCCTTCGTTACCCTCGTGGAGATGGTCCTCGAGTCCCTCATCTACTG GATACCGATCTGGTACGAGCTGAAGCTGCTGTTCCTGGCGTGGCTGGCGCTGCCCAACTTCAGGGGAGCAGCCTTCATCTACGACAGGTTCGTCAGGGATCAGCTCAGGAAGCACGGGCTCACAAACCAccccggcagcggcagcggcagcagcacGAGCCTGAGCAAGAAGGAGAACGGCGCCAAGGAGAAGTCGCCCTCGACGTCTCCCAAGGAGAAGGAGAACGCCAAGAGCAAGTTCCTCTCCTTCGTCGGTTCCAAGAAGGATCATGAAAAGCACTGA